Genomic DNA from Streptomyces sp. NBC_01571:
CTGCTCGACGACTTCTTCAAGAAGGTCGAGGCCAGACGCGCGGGGACCAGCGACCTGGGCGCGGAGCTGCGCTTCACCCACGCGGAGGAGATCATCCCGCTCGCCGCGCTGATGCGGCTGCCGGGCAGCACCGAGCCGGTGACGGAGAGCCGCCCCTACACCTACGCGGACAACTCCTGGCGGGGCGGCTCGGTGGCCCCGATGGCCGCGAACATCCAGTGGGACGTGTTCCGCAAGGGGAACTCCTATCTGGTGCGGATGCTCTACAACGAGAAGGAGACCGCGTTCAAGCGTGGCTGTGAGCCCGTGCGGAAGGGCAGCTCGTTCTACGACCTGGACGAACTGGAGCGCTGCTTCGGCCGCGAGGTGTCGTGAACGCCACCTCCGACCGGGTGACCTGGGAACTTCTCCGCCCACACCGTCAGTTCTGACGAGACCGGCCCGGCGCGCGAGCGTCGGGCCGGTTCGGAACGACGAGTGCGATCAGTGAAGGAGCCACAGCGGCATGGTGTTCAAGAGGCTGCTCGGGGCGATGGGCGCAGGCGGCCCCTCGGTGGACACGGTTCTCGACGGCGGCGCGGTGGCGCCCGGCGGAATCCTGTCGGGACAGGTCCATCTCCGAGGCGGCGACGCGGACGTGGCGATCGAGCACATCGGGCTCGATCTGATCGCCCGGGTCGAGGCGGAGCACGAGGACGGGGAGAGCGAAGGCGCCGTCGTCTTCGAGCGGTTCACCGTCGGCGGCGGTTTCCGCCTCGCCGGGGAGGAGCGGCGCAGCATCCCGTTCAGTGTGCCGCTGCCGTGGGAGACGCCGGTCAGTGAGTTGTACGGGCAGCCGCTGGGCATCGTGCTCGGGGTGCGGACCGAACTCGCCGTGGCCGGCGCGAGGGACAAGGGAGACCTCGATCCGCTCACCGTGCGGCCGCTGCCGGTCCAGGAAGCGGTTCTGGAGGCTCTGGGCCAGTTGGGATTCGGCTTCCGGTCGGCCGACCTCGAGTACGGCCACATCGGGGGCACGGGGCAGCGGTTGCCCTTCTACCAGGAGATCGAGCTGACCCCGGCGCCGCAGTACGCGCACGCGGTGAACGAGATCGAGCTGACCTTCCTCGCCACCCCCGCAGGCATGGAGGTCGTGCTGGAGGCCGACAAGCGCGGCGGCCTGTTCGAGTCGGGGCACGACGCCCTCACCCGTTTCACGGTGAGCCATCAGGACGCGCACACGCTCGACTGGAACAGCGAAGTCGACGGCTGGAT
This window encodes:
- a CDS encoding sporulation protein, encoding MVFKRLLGAMGAGGPSVDTVLDGGAVAPGGILSGQVHLRGGDADVAIEHIGLDLIARVEAEHEDGESEGAVVFERFTVGGGFRLAGEERRSIPFSVPLPWETPVSELYGQPLGIVLGVRTELAVAGARDKGDLDPLTVRPLPVQEAVLEALGQLGFGFRSADLEYGHIGGTGQRLPFYQEIELTPAPQYAHAVNEIELTFLATPAGMEVVLEADKRGGLFESGHDALTRFTVSHQDAHTLDWNSEVDGWMRELVEHRASYGSHASYGHEDPYAAGSAYGHAPGHGGHEGRHSGPGVGTAIAAGAAGLAVGVVGGLVAAEVVDEVGDFFEGDDDEEGEED